Proteins encoded in a region of the Anas acuta chromosome 13, bAnaAcu1.1, whole genome shotgun sequence genome:
- the FMR1NB gene encoding FMR1 neighbor protein produces the protein MLQEVIGVHLARNYVILILLHSINSSFTSPTHQVLEKSEVVPSKLKMKLKGASEAILNFFRPVTCRHKEKGTLVPCAVGGSINRTECLENKCCPSKDRHELACYVPFRDNLQLTFRLFVLGAIGFFILGCLPLCCCVCLQRSPCVNPLRRANKKIKKILQKKRAHSEDMHRLLPD, from the exons ATGCTGCAAGAAGTAATTGGCGTTCATCTAGCACGTAACTATGTGATACTGATACTGCTTCATAGCATCAATTCAA GTTTTACATCACCAACTCATCAAGTTTTAGAAAAAAGTGAAGTGGTGCCCAGCAAActtaaaatgaaactgaaaggtGCATCTGAAGCTATATTAAATTTCTTCAGGCCAGTGA cCTGCCGTCACAAAGAAAAAGGCACCTTGGTTCCTTGTGCTGTAGGAGGAAGCATTAACAGAACTGAGtgcttggaaaataaatgttgtccTTCCAAAGACAGACATGAACTGGCATGTTATGTCCCATTTAGAGACA ATCTGCAACTGACATTTCGACTGTTTGTGCTTGGGGCaataggattttttattttggggtgtCTGCCATTGTGTTGCTGTGTCTGTTTGCAAAGGAG TCCATGTGTCAATCCTTTACGAagggcaaacaaaaaaataaagaaaattttgcagaagaaaagagcacATAGTGAAGATATGCATAGGTTGTTACCGGATTAA